The Coleofasciculus sp. FACHB-1120 region AGATGTTGGATTAGCCGCAATGGATGTACTCGGAACCATTGTTGCTGTATTTGTGGGCACTGGGTTAATTAACAAAGAAATCGAAAAGCGCACCATCTTAGTGTTAATTCCCAAACCGCTCAGCCGCATTGAATTTATTCTTGGCAAGCATCTAGGGCTATCAGCCGTTTTAGGCGTCTTGGTGGCAGCCATGACGGCAGTTTATCTTGGCATCCTCAGTTTGAGTCAGATTTCTTACCCGCTACGGAGTATTCTGATTTCAGCGCTGTACCTGTTTTTTAAGCTGTCGTTACTGGCTGCTGCTGCGTTGATGTTTGGCGTTTTTACAAGTTCGCTCCTAGCAACCTTGTTTACATTTGCAGTGTATTTAATGGGGCATTCCAGCCGAGATTTAGTAGAGCTGGGAAAATTAAGTCGGAATGTAGACATCGAACGGATCGCCAATGCTTTATATGTGATATTGCCGGATCTATCTCGGCTAGACCTAAAAAATCAGGCGGTTTATGGTCTTTTACCTTCTTCCGTGGCGCTCCTAACCGACGCTTTGTATGGTTTGGTGTATACCGTCCTTCTCTTAACGATCGCTATCATAATTTTTTCGCGGCGCGAGTTTTAAGCAGAGACAGGTTCCTAGCCTCGCGATACAAACTAGATAGAAGCAGCACGAAAGTAAAGGAAGCGAACTAGCCCCTAATCCTTCGTCTGTTACTCCTTGTTTCTAGATCGTACCTTTGTCTCGTGATACCACAACTGCAACAAGCTCCGTCCCCAGATGTCCTCCGTCTCTTGATTGTGATAGCTTCAAGCGAGGATGTCGGGCTGATTACACATCCACTGCGGGAAGCAGACATCGTTTTTACCTACGAGATTGCCGCTACATCTGCCGCTTGTCGAGAACAATTGCAGCAAAACACCTACGATGCAGTGTTGTCAGTACAGCGGATCGGGGATATTAGCTCAATAGCAGATGGGAAGACGGGCAGGCAGGGAGAACTAGAAAATTCCCCTTCTCACCCCCTGACAGATACCCCAAGCTCCTTAGAAGCATTGGAATTAGTCCAGCAATCGGGGCAGTTTATTCCTTTGATTGCGATCGCGCCGGAAGCTGAAATCGCCGACTCTGTTCGCTCAGAACAGATGAAACATCTGCCAAAGATTTTGATGCGATCGCTCCACGAATTTGAACAACACCGAATCGAGCGCGATCGCCTTGCCCAAATTCAGCAGCAAGCTCAACGAGAGGCAATTATCAACCGCATTGTGCAAGCAATGCGAGAAACGCTGGTTCTCGATGACGTGCTGCAAACCACCGTCAATCTACTCCACGAAGCACTCAACCTCAGTCGGTGTCTAATTTTTCTGCCCGATCCTAATCATCAAATGCAAGCTTGTCTCGTCAGCGAATCTACCCCTCAAAAGCAGAGCTTGATTGGCGTCTATTGCGACTTCTATAAGTATTACCATTCCTCCCTTGCCCAAGGTGAGCCGCTGATACTCAACCAAATTGACGAGCGCATTCCACCCAAACTGCAAGAATTAGCCAGAGAGTATGAAGTTTGCTCCATGATTACAATGCCGATGTTGTATCAGCAATCCTTCGTGGGAGGGATTAGCCTGCATCAATGTGTTCGCGAACGGGAATGGACAGAAGATGAAATTGCTCTGGTAAGTGCGATTGCGAATCAATGCGCGATCGCTATCCACCAAGCGCAGCTATTCGATCAAGTTCAACGACAAGCGACGCGGGAGCGATTGTTAAA contains the following coding sequences:
- a CDS encoding ABC transporter permease; this encodes MSLSTVESRKTNGFQAAIESLKRIWAIAVNGFREVIRDRVLYIIGFFALLMVAAWRLLPEVAATTEDKILKDVGLAAMDVLGTIVAVFVGTGLINKEIEKRTILVLIPKPLSRIEFILGKHLGLSAVLGVLVAAMTAVYLGILSLSQISYPLRSILISALYLFFKLSLLAAAALMFGVFTSSLLATLFTFAVYLMGHSSRDLVELGKLSRNVDIERIANALYVILPDLSRLDLKNQAVYGLLPSSVALLTDALYGLVYTVLLLTIAIIIFSRREF